The following are from one region of the Sorghum bicolor cultivar BTx623 chromosome 2, Sorghum_bicolor_NCBIv3, whole genome shotgun sequence genome:
- the LOC8056170 gene encoding L-ascorbate oxidase has protein sequence MGRLPWLLCCLFLSLSLAAAARAATVHQEWEISYQFKSPDCVRKLAVTINGQTPGPTIRATQGDTVVVRVKNSLLTENVAIHWHGIRQIGTPWADGTEGVTQCPILPGDTFTYTFVVDRPGTYMYHAHYGMQRSAGLNGLIVVAAARGGPDAEPFRYDGEHHVLLNDWWHKSTYEQATGLASVPLGWVGEPQSLLINGRGRFVNCSAAAAAGMTCNATLPECAAPVFAVVPGKTYRFRIASVTSLSALNFEIEGHEMTVVEADGHYVKPFVVKNLNIYSGETYSVLIKADQDPNRNYWLASNVVSREPGTPTGTAVLSYYGGRSSPRKAPPTTPPTGPAWNDTTYRFRQSVATVAHPAHVQPPPPRADRTILLLNTQNKIDGHIKWALNNVSFTLPHTPYLVAMKNGLLGAFDQRPPPETYAHQGYDIYAVQRNPNATVSDGLYRLQFGSVVDVVLQNANMLAANKSETHPWHLHGHDFWVLGYGIGRFDPAVHPAAYNLKDPILKNTVAVHPYGWTALRFKADNPGVWAFHCHIESHFFMGMGIVFEEGVERVAQLPKEITGCGMTKGGH, from the exons ATGGGTCGGCTACCCTGGCTCCTCTGCTGCCTCTTCCTGTCCCTGTCGCTGGCAGcggccgcgcgcgccgccactGTCCACCAGGAGTGGGAGATCAGCTACCAGTTCAAGAGCCCCGACTGCGTGCGCAAGCTCGCGGTGACCATCAACGGGCAGACGCCCGGGCCGACCATCCGCGCAACGCAGGGCGACACCGTGGTGGTCCGGGTGAAGAACTCCCTGCTCACCGAGAACGTTGCCATCCACTGGCACGGCATCCGGCAGATCGGCACGCCGTGGGCCGACGGCACCGAGGGCGTCACGCAGTGCCCCATCCTCCCCGGCGACACCTTCACCTACACCTTCGTCGTCGACCGCCCGGGCACCTACATGTACCACGCGCACTACGGGATGCAGCGCTCGGCGGGGCTCAACGGCCTCATCGtcgtggcggcggcgcgcggcgggcCGGACGCCGAGCCGTTCCGGTACGACGGCGAGCACCACGTGCTCCTCAACGACTGGTGGCACAAGAGCACCTACGAGCAGGCCACGGGGCTCGCGTCCGTGCCGCTCGGATGGGTCGGGGAGCCGCAGTCGCTGCTCATCAACGGCCGCGGCAGGTTCGTCAACtgctccgccgccgcggcggccgggATGACCTGCAACGCCACCCTCCCGGAGTGCGCCGCGCCGGTGTTCGCCGTCGTGCCTGGCAAGACCTACAGGTTCCGCATTGCCAGCGTCACGTCGCTGTCCGCGCTCAACTTTGAGATCGAG GGCCACGAAATGACGGTGGTGGAGGCCGACGGGCACTACGTGAAGCCGTTCGTGGTGAAGAACCTCAACATCTACTCCGGCGAGACCTACTCCGTGCTCATCAAGGCCGACCAGGACCCCAACCGCAACTACTGGCTCGCctccaacgtcgtcagccgcgagcCCGGCACCCCCACCGGCACCGCCGTCCTCAGCTACTACGGCGGCCGCAGCAGCCCGCGGAAGGCGCCGCCGACCACACCTCCCACGGGTCCGGCCTGGAACGACACCACGTACCGGTTCCGGCAGAGCGTGGCGACGGTGGCGCACCCGGCGCACGTCCAgcccccgccgccgcgcgccgacCGCACCATCCTCCTGCTCAACACGCAGAACAAGATCGACGGGCACATCAAGTGGGCGCTCAACAACGTCTCCTTCACGCTGCCGCACACGCCCTACCTGGTGGCCATGAAGAACGGCCTCCTCGGCGCCTTCGACCAGCGGCCGCCGCCGGAGACGTACGCGCACCAGGGGTACGACATCTACGCCGTCCAGCGGAACCCGAACGCGACGGTCAGCGACGGGCTGTACCGGCTGCAGTTCGGATCCGTCGTCGACGTCGTGCTGCAGAACGCCAACATGCTGGCGGCCAACAAGAGCGAGACGCACCCGTGGCACCTGCACGGGCATGACTTCTGGGTGCTCGGCTATGGCATCGGCCGCTTCGACCCGGCGGTGCACCCGGCGGCGTACAACCTCAAGGACCCGATACTGAAGAACACGGTGGCGGTGCATCCGTATGGGTGGACGGCGCTGCGGTTCAAGGCTGACAACCCCGGCGTGTGGGCGTTCCATTGCCACATCGAGTCTCATTTCTTCATGGGAATGGGCATCGTCTTCGAGGAAGGCGTCGAGCGCGTCGCTCAGCTGCCGAAAGAGATCACGGGGTGCGGGATGACCAAGGGCGGCCACTAA
- the LOC8056171 gene encoding L-ascorbate oxidase, with the protein MALLPRAAPARHAQRLLCSLFLCLSLSTLLARAATRRHEWEVSYQFKSPDCVRKLSATINGQTPGPTIRATQGDTVEVKVTNSLLTENLAIHWHGIRQIGTPWADGTEGVTQCPILPGDTFTYAFVVDRPGTYMYHAHYGMQRSAGLYGVIVVAVAEDPGGEVDGAEPFAYDDEHDVLLNDWWHSSTHEQAVGLASVPMVWVGEPHSLLINGRGRFDCSAAAVPGTCNATSPECAAPVFAVVPGKTYRFRIASVTSLSALNFEIEGHEMTVVEADGHYVKPFVVKNLNIYSGETYSVLIKADQDPNRNYWLASNVVSREPATPTGTAILSYSGDRAPPSTTPPTGPAWNDTMYRFQQSVATVAHPAHVEPPPPRADRTILLLNTQNKIDGHIKWALNGVSFRLPHTPYLVAMKNGLLGAFDQRPPPENYTHQGYDVYAPPPNPNATISDGLYRLQFGSVVDVVLQNANMLAANKCETHPWHLHGHDFWVLGYGIGRFDPAVHPASYNLQDPILKNTVAVHPYGWTAVRFKADNPGVWAFHCHIEAHFFMGMGIVFEEGIQRVANLPPEIMGCGKTKGGH; encoded by the exons ATGGCATTGCTGCCGagggcggcgccggcgcggcaTGCGCAGCGCCTCCTCTGCAGCCTCTTCCTCTGCCTGTCGCTGTCCACGCTGCTGGCGCGTGCCGCGACGCGCCGCCACGAGTGGGAGGTCAGCTACCAGTTCAAGTCCCCGGACTGCGTGCGGAAGCTCTCCGCCACCATCAACGGGCAGACGCCCGGCCCGACGATCCGCGCCACGCAGGGCGACACCGTGGAGGTGAAGGTGACCAACTCCCTCCTCACCGAGAACCTGGCCATCCACTGGCACGGCATCCGGCAGATCGGCACGCCGTGGGCCGACGGCACCGAGGGCGTCACCCAGTGCCCGATCCTCCCCGGCGACACCTTCACCTACGCCTTCGTCGTCGACCGCCCGGGCACCTACATGTACCACGCGCACTACGGGATGCAGCGCTCCGCGGGGCTGTACGGCGTCATCGTCGTCGCGGTCGCCGAGGACCCCGGCGGCGAGGTCGACGGCGCGGAGCCGTTCGCCTACGACGACGAGCACGACGTGCTGCTCAACGACTGGTGGCACAGCAGCACCCACGAGCAGGCCGTCGGGCTCGCGTCCGTGCCAATGGTCTGGGTCGGGGAGCCGCACTCGCTGCTCATCAACGGCCGCGGGAGGTTCGactgctcggcggcggcggtgccggGGACCTGCAACGCCACCAGCCCGGAGTGCGCCGCGCCGGTGTTCGCCGTCGTGCCAGGCAAGACCTACCGGTTTCGCATCGCCAGCGTCACGTCCTTGTCCGCTCTCAACTTTGAAATCGAG GGCCACGAAATGACGGTAGTGGAGGCCGACGGCCATTACGTGAAGCCGTTCGTGGTGAAGAACCTCAACATCTACTCCGGCGAGACCTACTCCGTGCTCATCAAAGCCGACCAGGACCCCAACCGCAACTACTGGCTCGCctccaacgtcgtcagccgcgagcCTGCCACACCCACCGGCACCGCCATTCTGAGCTACAGCGGTGACCGCGCACCGCCGTCGACAACCCCGCCCACGGGCCCGGCCTGGAACGACACCATGTACCGGTTCCAGCAGAGCGTGGCGACGGTGGCGCACCCGGCGCACGTCgagcctccgccgccgcgcgccgacCGCACCATCCTCCTGCTCAACACGCAGAACAAGATCGACGGGCACATCAAATGGGCGCTCAACGGCGTATCCTTCAGGCTGCCGCACACGCCGTACCTGGTGGCCATGAAGAACGGCCTCCTCGGCGCCTTCGACCAGCGGCCGCCGCCGGAGAATTACACGCACCAGGGGTACGACGTGTACGCTCCGCCGCCGAACCCGAACGCGACGATCAGCGACGGGCTATACCGGCTGCAGTTCGGCTCCGTCGTCGACGTGGTGCTGCAGAACGCCAACATGCTGGCGGCCAACAAGTGCGAGACGCACCCGTGGCACCTGCATGGGCATGACTTCTGGGTGCTCGGCTATGGCATCGGCCGCTTCGACCCGGCGGTGCACCCGGCGTCATACAACTTGCAGGACCCGATACTGAAGAACACGGTGGCGGTGCATCCATATGGCTGGACGGCGGTGCGGTTCAAGGCGGATAACCCTGGAGTGTGGGCGTTCCATTGCCACATCGAGGCCCATTTCTTCATGGGAATGGGAATCGTCTTCGAGGAAGGCATTCAACGTGTCGCTAATCTCCCGCCGGAGATCATGGGATGTGGGAAAACCAAAGGTGGCCACTGA